A genomic region of Ehrlichia japonica contains the following coding sequences:
- a CDS encoding biotin--[acetyl-CoA-carboxylase] ligase, whose translation MKPNPSNINLPNGYTLEHHKILYSTNHEAIKLAECGAEDGTIIISDEQIKGRGRYERIWHSPKGNLYFSVIITKFVEVFPLSFIAALSVGKTLEEILKNNDNIISKVQYKWPNDILVNSKKISGILLESRTSNNILQKWIVVGIGINMYKAPAYATTINKHCHNFTLSNLELLEKVINNFNNFRKHYIHHGFTNIRDLWLKQTCHLNSHITVKSHTHTYTGQFITIDIKGNMIMKQDDKTICITSGEIFNIT comes from the coding sequence ATGAAACCAAATCCATCTAATATAAACCTACCAAATGGATATACTCTAGAACATCATAAGATTTTATACAGTACAAACCATGAAGCAATTAAGCTCGCAGAATGTGGAGCTGAAGACGGTACTATAATTATATCTGACGAACAAATTAAAGGACGAGGAAGGTATGAACGTATATGGCATTCTCCTAAAGGTAATTTATATTTCAGTGTTATCATAACAAAATTTGTAGAAGTATTCCCTTTATCATTTATTGCAGCATTATCTGTTGGAAAAACACTTGAAGAAATACTAAAAAATAACGACAATATAATATCAAAAGTGCAATATAAATGGCCCAATGATATATTAGTAAATAGTAAAAAGATATCAGGTATACTATTAGAAAGCAGAACATCAAATAATATATTACAAAAATGGATAGTAGTTGGAATAGGCATTAATATGTATAAAGCTCCAGCATATGCAACAACAATCAACAAACACTGTCACAATTTCACTTTATCTAATCTAGAGTTACTAGAAAAAGTAATAAATAACTTTAACAATTTTAGAAAGCATTACATTCATCACGGATTTACAAATATAAGAGATTTATGGCTTAAACAAACATGCCACTTAAATAGCCATATCACTGTCAAAAGCCACACCCATACCTATACAGGACAATTTATTACAATAGATATAAAAGGTAATATGATTATGAAACAAGACGATAAAACAATATGTATTACTTCAGGAGAAATATTTAATATCACATAA
- a CDS encoding glutathione S-transferase family protein, whose protein sequence is MDTLYHFPLCPFSRKVRIFLKEKKFNFHQIEENPWKKREGFIKINPVCQVPVLISGQHVIADSQAICEYIEELYDSVSLLGSSLHVRSIVRKLIYWIDYKFYHEITRYIINEKVSKYYIKNASPDSRFIQAARQNLLPHIRYIERLLNANSWVACNEFTLADITLAAHISVLDYMNIFPWHLTAILKEWYSIIKSKPSFSDILNDKVTGIIPPVHYNKLDF, encoded by the coding sequence ATGGATACATTATATCATTTTCCACTTTGTCCTTTTTCCAGAAAAGTACGTATCTTTCTTAAAGAAAAAAAGTTTAACTTTCATCAAATAGAGGAAAATCCTTGGAAAAAGCGCGAAGGGTTTATAAAAATTAACCCCGTATGTCAGGTTCCTGTATTAATCAGTGGACAGCATGTAATTGCAGATAGTCAAGCAATTTGTGAATACATTGAAGAATTATATGATAGCGTATCCCTACTTGGAAGTTCACTACATGTAAGATCAATAGTACGTAAATTAATATATTGGATTGACTATAAATTTTATCATGAAATTACAAGGTACATAATAAACGAGAAAGTATCGAAATATTATATAAAAAATGCAAGTCCAGATTCCAGATTTATTCAAGCAGCAAGACAAAATTTACTACCTCATATCAGATACATAGAACGATTACTTAATGCCAATAGTTGGGTTGCATGCAATGAATTTACTTTAGCAGATATAACATTAGCTGCACATATATCAGTGCTAGATTACATGAATATCTTTCCATGGCATTTAACAGCTATATTAAAAGAATGGTATTCTATAATAAAGTCAAAACCATCATTTAGTGATATACTAAACGACAAAGTAACAGGTATAATACCTCCTGTACACTATAACAAACTAGATTTTTAA